The Roseomonas haemaphysalidis genome segment TGCGGCGGCCATCAGCCAGCGGCGGCTGGTGCTTTTCCAGCGCGCCCTCGAACCAGCGGTTCAGCTCGCCGGTCGGCACGCGGCGGTTCCAGCGTTCCAGCGTCTCGCGGATCGCCGGCATCAGCTTGTCCACGCCGCGCCCGGTGGCGGCCGACATCGCCACCACCGTCACGCCCTTGAGCTGCGCGAGCGAGGTCATCAGCGTGTCCTGCACGCCATGGCGGGCGGCGGTGCGGTCCTCCACCGCGTCCCACTTGTTCAGCGCGATCACCACGGCGCGGCCCTCGCGTTCCGCCAGGCGGGCGATGCGCAGGTCCTGCTCGTCCAGCCCCAGCAGGGCGTCGAGCACCAGCACCGCCACCTCGGCCTCCTTCAGCGCGTTGATGGTGGCGCCGACGGACATCTGCTCCAGGCCCTCCACCACCTTGGCCTTTTTGCGCATCCCGGCGGTATCGACGATCCGCACGCGGCCGCCCTGGTCGTCGATGAATTCGCTGGTCACCGCATCCCGCGTCAGGCCGGGCTCGGGGCCGGTGATCATCCGTTCCTCGCCCAGCAGGGTGTTCAGCAGGGTGGACTTGCCGGCATTGGGGCGGCCAACGATGGCCAGCCGCAGCGGGCGGTCCTTCTCGTCTTCCTCCTCCTCCGGCTCCTCCGGCAGCAGGGCGGCGGCGGTGGAATGCAGGTCCGAGATGCCCTCGCCATGCTCGGCCGAGATCGCCACCGGGTCGCCGAAGCCCAGCTCATAGGCTTCCATCGCGGCCATGCCGCCATGCCGGCCCTCGGTCTTGTTGGCCACCACCAGCACCGGCGCCTTCTGCCGGCGCAGCCAGGTGGCGAAGGCGCGGTCGGAGGGCGTCAGCCCCGCCTTGGCATCGATCATGAACAGGATCAGGTCGGCCTGGCGGATGGCGGCCTCGGAGGAAGCCCGCATGCGGCCGGCGACGGTGTCGGGCGGCGCTTCCTCCAGCCCGGCGGTGTCCAGCAGGAGGACGTCGCGCCCGCCGATCCGCGCCTCGTATTCCTTGAAGTCGCGGGTGACGCCCGGGGTGTCGTCCACGATGGCGAGCTTGCGGCGCACCAGGCGGTTGAACAGCGTGGACTTGCCCACATTGGGGCGGCCGATGATGGCGATACGGGGGAGCATGGGCGCGGTTTAAAGCAGAACGGCGCGTCAGGGAACGAGGCTTCCGCGCATGACGGCCCGGCGGGCGGCCGATGGGGCCCCGTGGCGCCCGGGAAAGGCATCGCCTTGCCCGGGCGCCACGGGCGGTCCGTTACCCGCGAAAGGCCATCAGCGTCCCGTCATCCGCCAGCAGCACCAGCGTTCCCGCCGCCACGGCCCCCGGCAGGGTGCTGCCGCCCGGCAGGCGCAGCCGGCCCGTCACGGAACCGGTGGAGGGGTCGATCTGCAGCGCCTCCCCCTTGCTGGATGGCAGGATGATGCGCCCGCCGGCCATGAGGGGTGGCCCGAAGCTGGCCGGCTCGTCGTTCTTGTCCTTGCCCGGCGGCGGAGCATTCAGCTCGGTGAGCCACCGCACCCGGCCATCCTCGCGCCCCAGCGCCGCCAGGTTGCCGGTGCTGCCGATCACGAACACCCAGTCGCCCACCACCAGCGGCGTTTCGGTGCCGCCGATCTCGCGCTCCCACAGCCGCCGGCCGGAGCGCAGGTCCACGGCCATGGACAGCCCGCCCATGCCGCAGGCGTAGATGCGCCCGCGGTCGATCACCGGCATGCCACGGATGCCGGAAATGTCGCCCAGCCCGCCCCGGCCATTGGCGAGGCTTTCGCTCCACAACACGCGCCCGTCCTCGGGCCGCAGCGCCAGCAGCTCGCCCGACGGAAAGCCCGCGACCAGGAAGTCATCCATCACGGCCGGTGCCGGCAGGCCGAGCGGTAGGGCCGGCGCCGCCTGGGCGCGGTGGTTCCAAAGGGTACGGCCATCCTCGGCGGACAGCGCCATCAGGCGATTGTCCAGCGTGGGCACGAAGATGCGGCCATCCGCCACGGCGGGCGCGCCCCGCATGGGCGAAGGCAGCGACACACGCCAGCGCGGCTGGCCGGTGCCGGCATCCAGCGCCAGCACCTCGGCCATGCCGGACGCGACGTAGAGGGTGCTGCCGTCAAAGGCGCAGCCGCCGCCCACGGCGCCGACCTCGTCCTCGGCCGGGCGGGTGTCGAAGCGCCAGCGGCGGCCGCCGCGCGCCAGGTCGAAGGCGGAGACGACGCCATAGGCATCGGCCCCGAACACCGTGCCGCCGGCGATCACCGGCCCCGCCGTGATGCGGCGGCGGTAGCTGCTGCCGGTGCCGAGCGAGGCGCGCCAGGCCTCGGCCAGCGAGGCACCGAGCGCGGGGTGGCCGGGCGCATGGGCGGCATTGCCGCTCGGCTGCGCCCAGTCGGCGCGCGCCTCGGCGGGCGGCAGCTCCATGGGGCCGGCGGCGGCCGGGTCGGCTTCCAGCTCGCGGCGGGCGGCCAGCACGGGCAGGCGCTGGCCGGGCAGCGGCTTCTTGCTTTCGCCGAAGATGGAATCGATGGTGTCGCAGCCCGCCAGGAGGCCCACGGCCCCCAGCAGCGCGGCGCGGCGCGTCGTGTTCCCGTGCATCGCTCAGCCCCCCAATGTCGCGGCCACGCGCCCGGCCCGCTCGCGCACGCCCGGAGGGGCGGTCACGTCGGCGGCCAGCGCTTCCAGGTTCTTTTTCGCCTCGGCCGGCTGGCCGCGGCGGATGGCGACCAGCGCCTGCAGCTCGCGCGCCGAGGCACCCCAGGCACCGCCCACCAGCGGCGCCAGCCGGGAATCCAGTGCCGCGGTGTCCTGCGTTTCCAGGCCGTGCAGCGCCCACATCAGGTTGGCGAGGTCGCGGTACAGCGGCGCGGCGCGGTTGTCCTGCGCCACCTGGTCATACAGCGCCAGCGCGGCATCGCGGTCGCCCGTCTCGGCCTTCAGGGCGGCGGCGCGCAGCCGCGCCAGGACCTGGTAGCCATCCGGCGCACCCTGGGCCAGGCTGGCGAAGCGGTCGCCGGCGGCCTTCAGGTCGGCGCCCGGCTGCTCGGCGGTGCGGCTTTCCTGCAGAAAGGCGGCGGCGATCCCGGCGGCCTCGCGCTGCTGGTTCCAGCGCCATGCCTGCCAGCCCCCCACGGCCAGCACCGCCACCAGGGCGACGCCCCCCAGCAGCGCGCCGTAGCGGACCCAGAGCTTGCGCGCCTGTTCGGCCCGCAGCTCCTCCTTCACCTCGTCGAAGATATCCGGCAATTCCGGTCCTCACAGCAGCGCGCGGGGGCGGTCGCCCCCCTGAATAGCGGCGCGGACCATAGCGGGCCGCGGGTCCGGCGTTAAGGGCGGGCGGCCCCGCCCCCGCCTTCAGCCCTGGCTCAGGCCGGTGTCGAAGCGAACCGGGCGCCCGGCGGGGGCACCCAGCACCTCGTCCTCGCGCATCGCCACCTGGCCGCGGATGATGGTCATCGCCGGCCAGCCGGTGCAGGCCATGCCGGCAAAGGGCGTCCAGCCGCAGGGCGAGGCGATCCAGCTTTCCTCGATGGTCCGCTGGCGCTTCATGTCGACAATGGTGAAGTCGGCATCGTAGCCGGCGCACAGGCGCCCCTTCGCGATGGCGTTGTAGACGCGCGCGGGGCCGGCGGCCATCAGGTCCACCAGCCGCGTCAGGGTCAGGCGGCCGGCGTTCACGTGGTCCAGCATCACTGGCAGCATGGTCTGCACGCCCGTCAGCCCCGCCGCCGTGGCGGGCCAGGGGCGCTCCTTGGCCGCGCGCGAATGCGGCGCGTGGTCGGAGCCGATGCAGTCCACCGTGCCGTCTGCCACGGCGGCCCAGGCGGCGGCCATGTGCCGCGCGTCGCGGATGGGGGGGTTCATCACGGCATAGCCGCCCAGGCGCTCATAGGCCTCGTCGGTCTGGCTGAGGTGGTTGACCAGCACCTCCACCGTGGCCACGTCGCGGAAGTCGCGCAGGTATTCCAGCTCCTCGGCGGTGGACACGTGCAGGATATGCGCGCCGCGCCCGGTTTCGCGCGCCAGGGCCATCAGGCGGCGGGTGCCCAGGAAAGCGCATTCCACGTCGCGCCATTCGGCGTGCAGCCTGTGCGGGCCACCGGCGGCGAAGATCGGCTTGCGCTCCTGCAGCCGCTGCTCGTCCTCGGAATGATAACAGATGCGGCGGCGGCCGGAGCGCATCACCCGCTCCAGGCTGGCATCGTCATCGACCAGCAGGTCGCCGGTCGAGGAGCCGGCGAAGATCTTGATGGCGCAGACATCCGGCTGCAGCTCCAGCGCCGCCAGATCCGCGATGTTGGACTTGGCGCCGCCCACGTAGAAGCCGATGTCGCACCAGGCGCGGCCCTGCACATAGGCGCGCTTGTGTTCCAGCGCCGCCTGGCTGGTGATGGAGGGCGTGGTGTTGGGCAT includes the following:
- the der gene encoding ribosome biogenesis GTPase Der yields the protein MLPRIAIIGRPNVGKSTLFNRLVRRKLAIVDDTPGVTRDFKEYEARIGGRDVLLLDTAGLEEAPPDTVAGRMRASSEAAIRQADLILFMIDAKAGLTPSDRAFATWLRRQKAPVLVVANKTEGRHGGMAAMEAYELGFGDPVAISAEHGEGISDLHSTAAALLPEEPEEEEDEKDRPLRLAIVGRPNAGKSTLLNTLLGEERMITGPEPGLTRDAVTSEFIDDQGGRVRIVDTAGMRKKAKVVEGLEQMSVGATINALKEAEVAVLVLDALLGLDEQDLRIARLAEREGRAVVIALNKWDAVEDRTAARHGVQDTLMTSLAQLKGVTVVAMSAATGRGVDKLMPAIRETLERWNRRVPTGELNRWFEGALEKHQPPLADGRRIKLRYATMPKARPPTIVIFGPRAEDLPEDYRRYLVNSFRDTFDMPGVPIRLQLRGTTNPYADED
- a CDS encoding PQQ-binding-like beta-propeller repeat protein; translated protein: MHGNTTRRAALLGAVGLLAGCDTIDSIFGESKKPLPGQRLPVLAARRELEADPAAAGPMELPPAEARADWAQPSGNAAHAPGHPALGASLAEAWRASLGTGSSYRRRITAGPVIAGGTVFGADAYGVVSAFDLARGGRRWRFDTRPAEDEVGAVGGGCAFDGSTLYVASGMAEVLALDAGTGQPRWRVSLPSPMRGAPAVADGRIFVPTLDNRLMALSAEDGRTLWNHRAQAAPALPLGLPAPAVMDDFLVAGFPSGELLALRPEDGRVLWSESLANGRGGLGDISGIRGMPVIDRGRIYACGMGGLSMAVDLRSGRRLWEREIGGTETPLVVGDWVFVIGSTGNLAALGREDGRVRWLTELNAPPPGKDKNDEPASFGPPLMAGGRIILPSSKGEALQIDPSTGSVTGRLRLPGGSTLPGAVAAGTLVLLADDGTLMAFRG
- a CDS encoding tetratricopeptide repeat protein, whose translation is MPDIFDEVKEELRAEQARKLWVRYGALLGGVALVAVLAVGGWQAWRWNQQREAAGIAAAFLQESRTAEQPGADLKAAGDRFASLAQGAPDGYQVLARLRAAALKAETGDRDAALALYDQVAQDNRAAPLYRDLANLMWALHGLETQDTAALDSRLAPLVGGAWGASARELQALVAIRRGQPAEAKKNLEALAADVTAPPGVRERAGRVAATLGG
- a CDS encoding dihydroorotase translates to MTSFDLILRNGRCVLPWGEAEADVGVRAGRIAAIGDLKAASAAEEIDCAGLHVLPGLIDPHVHLRDPGDPAVETIETGTRAAILGGITAVFDMPNTTPSITSQAALEHKRAYVQGRAWCDIGFYVGGAKSNIADLAALELQPDVCAIKIFAGSSTGDLLVDDDASLERVMRSGRRRICYHSEDEQRLQERKPIFAAGGPHRLHAEWRDVECAFLGTRRLMALARETGRGAHILHVSTAEELEYLRDFRDVATVEVLVNHLSQTDEAYERLGGYAVMNPPIRDARHMAAAWAAVADGTVDCIGSDHAPHSRAAKERPWPATAAGLTGVQTMLPVMLDHVNAGRLTLTRLVDLMAAGPARVYNAIAKGRLCAGYDADFTIVDMKRQRTIEESWIASPCGWTPFAGMACTGWPAMTIIRGQVAMREDEVLGAPAGRPVRFDTGLSQG